The sequence GCGGTTGGGGCGGGTCAGCGTGGCGGCAAAGTCGCCTTCCTCGACCCCGTAGGGGGCGATGATCGGTGCGAACACGGCAGTCAGGACGAGCAGCGCGATGATGAAGCTGGCGACCGGGGCCATCCGGGTGCCCATCAGACGGGCGAAGAAGGCCCGCAGGCCGGTCGCTCGACGCCGGGCCTGCTGCCCCAACGGGTCCGCGACGGGTGCCGCCGCGGTTCTGGTACCTTGCATGCCTACGCCCCCTCGCTTGTAGTGCTCGCGCATGGCCCCACCATGTTAGCTGTAACGGATCCGCGGATCGAGGAACGCATATAGGAGGTCGACGAGCAGGTTGACGACCAGGAACGCCAGGGAGGTGAAGAGCACGACTCCCTGCACCAGCGGGAAGTCCCGCTGGAAGATCGAGTCGACCAGCAGGCGCCCGATGCCCGGCAGCGCGAAGATTGTCTCGGTGATGATGGCCCCGCCGAGCAGGCCGCCAATCTGCAGGCCCACCACCGTGGCGACTGGAATCAGGGAGTTCTTCAGCGCGTGGACGCGGATCACGCGCATCTCGGCCAGGCCTTTCGCGCGGGCGGTTCGCACGTAGTCCTGGTCCAGCACTTCCAGCAACGATGAGCGGGTCATGCGCATGACGATCGCCGAGAGTGCGGTCCCCAGGGTGATGGCGGGCATCAGCATCCGTTTGAGGTTGTCAAGCACCCCGTCGGCGAGGGGCGTGTAGCCGATGGGTGGCAACCAGCGCAGGTGGACCGAGAAGATGAAGATCAACAAGATGGCCAGGAAGAAGTTGGGCAGCGACACGCCGAGCAGCGCCGCGCCGGTGGACGCCGTATCGAGCGGCGAGTTGCGCCGCATGGCCGACACGATTCCGACCGGGATCGCGATGGCGACGCCGATCAGCACGGAGAGGATGGCGAGTTCGAGCGTCACGGGCAGGCGCTGCGCGATCGCTTCACTGACCGGCTGGTTGGAGCGGATCGACCGGCCGAGGTCGCCCTGGAGAACGGAGCCCACCCAGCGCAGGTACTGGACAGGCAGCGGCTGGTCGAGCCCCAGCTTGGCGCGCAGCGCGGCGACCGCCTCGGGCGTCGCTTCCTCTCCCAGCATGGTGATGGCCGGGTCTCCCGGCGTGAGATGGATCAGCGAGAAGACGATCACGCTGACCAGAAACAGGACCGGCAGCATCGCCAGGATGCGCCGCACGATGTAGCGGAACATCTCGGAACCCCCGCCTCCGGGCGAGGGGCATCAGCCCCCCGCCCAGCGCTCTCGCGGCTACTGCTCCAGCCAGACCGTGTTCAGCCGCATCATACCGTCCGGGATGTGGACGAAGCCCTTGATGGCCGGCTGCCACACCTTGATCTCCGCCGGGAAGCGGATGAAGATCATCGGCGCGTCCTCCGC is a genomic window of Sphaerobacter thermophilus DSM 20745 containing:
- the nikB gene encoding nickel ABC transporter permease, producing the protein MFRYIVRRILAMLPVLFLVSVIVFSLIHLTPGDPAITMLGEEATPEAVAALRAKLGLDQPLPVQYLRWVGSVLQGDLGRSIRSNQPVSEAIAQRLPVTLELAILSVLIGVAIAIPVGIVSAMRRNSPLDTASTGAALLGVSLPNFFLAILLIFIFSVHLRWLPPIGYTPLADGVLDNLKRMLMPAITLGTALSAIVMRMTRSSLLEVLDQDYVRTARAKGLAEMRVIRVHALKNSLIPVATVVGLQIGGLLGGAIITETIFALPGIGRLLVDSIFQRDFPLVQGVVLFTSLAFLVVNLLVDLLYAFLDPRIRYS